One genomic segment of Pandoraea sputorum includes these proteins:
- the pyrH gene encoding UMP kinase, with the protein MSTPYKRVLLKLSGEALMGDDSFGINRATIERMVGDIAEVVRLGTQLAVVIGGGNIFRGVAGGAAGMDRATADYMGMLATMMNALALQDAMRHAGIEARVQSALRMDQVVEPYIRPRAIRQLEEGKVVIFAAGTGNPFFTTDTAAALRGSEVGAEVVLKATKVDGVYSADPKKVPDAVKYSTISFDEAISKNLQVMDATAFALCRDQKMPVRVFSIVKPGALKHVILGEDEGTLVHV; encoded by the coding sequence ATGTCTACTCCTTACAAACGCGTACTTCTCAAGCTCTCTGGTGAAGCCCTCATGGGTGACGATTCGTTCGGCATCAACCGCGCAACCATCGAGCGGATGGTTGGTGACATTGCTGAAGTCGTTCGCCTGGGCACGCAATTGGCCGTCGTGATCGGCGGTGGCAATATTTTCCGGGGGGTGGCAGGCGGTGCCGCAGGTATGGACCGCGCGACGGCCGATTACATGGGCATGCTCGCCACGATGATGAACGCCCTGGCGCTGCAGGACGCGATGCGTCACGCTGGCATCGAAGCGCGTGTGCAATCCGCGCTGCGTATGGACCAGGTCGTCGAACCGTATATCCGCCCCCGCGCGATTCGTCAGCTCGAAGAGGGTAAAGTCGTGATCTTCGCCGCTGGCACGGGCAACCCGTTCTTCACGACCGACACAGCCGCTGCGCTGCGTGGCTCGGAAGTTGGCGCCGAAGTCGTGCTCAAAGCGACCAAGGTCGACGGCGTGTACTCGGCCGACCCGAAGAAGGTTCCGGACGCAGTGAAGTACTCGACCATCAGTTTCGACGAGGCGATCTCGAAGAACCTGCAGGTCATGGACGCGACGGCTTTCGCGCTGTGTCGCGATCAGAAGATGCCGGTGCGCGTTTTCTCGATCGTGAAGCCGGGCGCGCTCAAGCACGTCATCCTCGGCGAGGACGAGGGAACGCTCGTCCACGTTTGA